A segment of the Rhodothermales bacterium genome:
GCTATCGGCCGGTGATGGACCGTTTCCTGCCGGCGGCGCGTCGCGACACCCTCGCGCTGGTGGGATTCGATTCGCCTATGCTCGCCCGGAGCCGCTTGTTCATGCTGGGCGACCAGTACGACCCGCCGCTCCTGACGGCGTCGTTCGCCGTCGCCGGCGACCGGCTGTTCGTCCTCAACATCCGGCCGGGCTGGCTGTGGATCGACGCGTACGACCGCACCGGCCGGCTCGAGCGGCAGCTCGTCCAGCCTTCGCCCTCCTTTGCCAAATCGTTTTATCCCGTCGATCTCGCCGTCCGTCCGGATGGCGACGACTATGAGATAGCCGTCGCCTTCGTCGAGCCGCAACCCCGGCTCGCCCTGTATCGGTGGCGCAACGCGCCGCCGCCGCAGTAAAGCCGATCCGGGGGGAACTGTGCTCGAACGCTTCGCGTGCTAGATGGCCAGGTTTAAAGGGTTCAGGTTCTCCGTTCGATGCGCCGCGGTCGCGGCCACCCGACGCCTCCTGTATCCTTGAGCCGTGAACCTTGAACCCGACTCCATCATGACCCTGTCTCGCCTCACCGATATCCATACGCTCGGACAACTCAAGACATCCGGTTACCGGGTGCTGGGGGTTAAGGACGAGCTGCGCAAAAACCTCATCGAGAAGCTGCGCAAAAAAGAGCGGGTGTTCACGGGTATCATCGGCTACGAAAGCACGGTCATTCCCCAGATCCAGAACGCCATCCTGGGCCGGCACGACCTCATCCTGCTGGGGCTTCGCGGGCAGGCCAAGAGCCGCATCATCCGCATGCTCCCGCAGCTGCTCGACGAATACATCCCCATCGTCAAGGGCAGCGAGATCAACGACAACCCGTTCGACCCGATCTCCAAATACGCCCGCAACCTCATCGCCGCCAAGGGGGACGACACCCCCATCGCGTGGCTGCACCGCAACGAGCGGTACAACGAAAAGCTCGCCACGCCCGACACGACGATCGCCGACCTGATCGGTGACATCGACCCGATCAAGGCGGCCAACCTGCGGCTGACGTATGCCGACGAGGAAGTGATCCACTTCGGCATCATCCCGCGCACCAACCGGGGCCTCTTCGCCATCAACGAGTTGCCCGACCTCCAGCCGCGCATCCAGGTGGGGCTGCTCAACATCATGGAAGAGCAGGACATCCAGATCCGCGGGTTCAACATCCGGTTTCCGCTGGATGTCATGATGATCTTCTCGGCCAACCCCGAGGACTACACCAACCGCGGCAGCATCATCACACCGCTGAAGGACCGCATCGACAGCCAGATCATCACGCACTACCCGAAGACGATCGACATCGGCGTTCAGATCACGCGGCAGGAAGCGT
Coding sequences within it:
- a CDS encoding magnesium chelatase, which codes for MTLSRLTDIHTLGQLKTSGYRVLGVKDELRKNLIEKLRKKERVFTGIIGYESTVIPQIQNAILGRHDLILLGLRGQAKSRIIRMLPQLLDEYIPIVKGSEINDNPFDPISKYARNLIAAKGDDTPIAWLHRNERYNEKLATPDTTIADLIGDIDPIKAANLRLTYADEEVIHFGIIPRTNRGLFAINELPDLQPRIQVGLLNIMEEQDIQIRGFNIRFPLDVMMIFSANPEDYTNRGSIITPLKDRIDSQIITHYPKTIDIGVQITRQEAWQDRGEGVKVHVPAYFREIIEQIAFEARASEYVDQKSGVSVRLTRAALEDLISAAERRALVHGETETTVRISDFVSVEPAITGKVELVYEGEQEGAQNVARLLIGRAIKSIFNVYFPDPSDKKTGRSPYQLLLTWFTQGNNLVLGQDMPFEAFQQALCGVAGLQEIVARQMKPATPGEAASAMEFVLEALHQNSLIGKDFADSATSYSDMMGSMLSSLGSIEDDDIDPDDDDLYRR